In a genomic window of bacterium:
- a CDS encoding methylenetetrahydrofolate--tRNA-(uracil(54)-C(5))-methyltransferase (FADH(2)-oxidizing) TrmFO: MDVVVVGAGLAGSEAAWQLAERGLCVRLYEMKPVRFSPAHDRPEFAELVCSNSFRASGTSNAVGLLKEEMRRLGSLVMRTADETAVPAGRALAVDRGTFSKRITEQVEAHPGIEVRREEVTSLPEAPLSILATGPLTSAPLAGELQALVGEESLYFYDAISPIVYADSIDAEVAFRASRWEDGEGDYLNLPLSEEAYRAFVEALKGAETVPLHRFEAGLYFEGCLPIEEMARRGADTLAYGPMKPVGLVDPRTGRRPFAVVQLRHEDKGGTLYNLVGFQTKLRIGEQKRILRSLPAMSEAVFARFGSVHRNTYLNAPQQLTPNLELRKRPGLFVAGQMAGVEGYVESAALGFLAGVFAAHAALGEPAPEPAPETAHGALLGHLRNEARDFQPMNVNFGLFPRLQGTGRLKKREKHERLAARALEALEGYRAAIAPAGASPSIAGSEVA; encoded by the coding sequence TTGGACGTCGTGGTGGTAGGTGCCGGCCTGGCCGGCTCGGAGGCCGCTTGGCAGCTCGCCGAGCGGGGCCTCTGCGTCCGGCTCTACGAGATGAAGCCTGTGCGCTTTTCGCCCGCCCACGATCGTCCCGAGTTCGCGGAGCTGGTGTGCAGCAATTCCTTTCGCGCCAGTGGCACCTCGAACGCGGTGGGTCTCCTGAAGGAGGAGATGCGGCGCCTGGGTTCCCTGGTCATGCGCACGGCCGATGAGACCGCCGTCCCCGCTGGCCGCGCGCTGGCCGTGGATCGCGGCACGTTTTCGAAGCGCATCACGGAACAGGTCGAGGCCCATCCCGGAATCGAAGTCCGCCGGGAAGAGGTGACCTCCTTGCCGGAGGCTCCGCTTTCGATACTGGCGACAGGCCCGCTCACCTCGGCACCGCTCGCCGGCGAGTTACAAGCGTTGGTCGGGGAGGAATCCCTGTATTTCTACGATGCGATCTCGCCGATCGTGTACGCCGATTCGATCGATGCAGAGGTGGCCTTTCGAGCGTCCCGGTGGGAGGACGGCGAAGGCGACTACCTGAATCTGCCCCTTTCGGAGGAGGCCTATCGTGCCTTCGTCGAAGCCCTGAAGGGGGCAGAAACCGTTCCCCTGCATCGCTTCGAGGCGGGGCTCTACTTCGAGGGATGCCTGCCCATCGAAGAAATGGCACGCCGCGGCGCAGACACACTTGCCTACGGGCCGATGAAGCCCGTCGGGTTGGTCGACCCTCGCACGGGCCGGCGTCCGTTTGCCGTGGTGCAGCTTCGCCACGAGGACAAAGGCGGCACGCTCTACAACCTGGTCGGCTTCCAGACCAAGCTTCGTATCGGTGAGCAGAAGCGCATCCTGCGCAGCCTTCCGGCGATGTCCGAGGCGGTGTTCGCGCGTTTCGGCTCCGTGCACCGCAACACCTATCTGAATGCGCCGCAGCAGCTCACCCCGAATCTCGAGCTTCGGAAACGCCCGGGTCTGTTCGTGGCCGGGCAGATGGCCGGCGTCGAAGGTTATGTGGAATCTGCCGCCCTGGGTTTCCTGGCCGGCGTCTTCGCCGCGCATGCGGCCCTCGGCGAGCCCGCTCCGGAGCCGGCTCCGGAAACGGCCCACGGCGCGCTACTGGGCCATCTGCGCAACGAGGCTCGCGATTTCCAGCCGATGAACGTCAATTTCGGCTTGTTCCCGCGGCTCCAGGGGACCGGGCGATTGAAGAAGCGCGAGAAGCATGAGCGGTTGGCCGCACGGGCGCTGGAAGCCCTGGAGGGGTACCGCGCGGCAATCGCGCCGGCGGGCGCGAGCCCGTCGATTGCCGGGAGTGAAGTCGCTTGA
- the dprA gene encoding DNA-protecting protein DprA → MDRSVSSPGVLDPADSSPEAREQVRLWLSLQARFAWSPEVAAAAFSQGASPEALLSRTPDARLWTIPETEAASSALARAGALLLPWSSPAYPTRLRRLVDAPPVLAVRGLPSLLSARCVALVGARAATAPGREIAGRLAGRLSEAGLVIVSGLARGIDRAAHEGALGAGGYTVALQACGPEQVYPASHRALAARITGTGAVVSELPLGTPPRAPHFPLRNRLISALSEAVIVVEARVRSGSLLTARHAADQGVDVFAVPGPIDAPTSRGPHQLIREGAGLVEGAADVLVALGLPAAARSEASRPRVAHTGPERQILAILARRPSSREELARALRQGLPELAGPLLELELSGRVARDRDGRWRVLGPHP, encoded by the coding sequence GTGGACCGTTCCGTCTCCTCGCCCGGGGTACTCGACCCGGCTGATTCCAGTCCCGAGGCTCGCGAGCAGGTAAGGCTCTGGCTCTCGCTCCAGGCTCGGTTTGCCTGGTCGCCAGAGGTTGCCGCCGCGGCCTTCTCGCAGGGAGCGTCACCCGAGGCGCTGCTTTCGCGTACGCCCGATGCCCGCCTGTGGACGATTCCCGAGACCGAGGCTGCCAGCTCGGCTCTGGCGCGGGCGGGTGCGCTCCTGCTTCCGTGGTCATCGCCCGCCTACCCAACGCGCCTGCGTCGTCTGGTGGATGCACCACCGGTCCTTGCGGTCCGCGGGCTGCCTTCGCTGCTTTCGGCGCGCTGCGTGGCGTTGGTCGGGGCACGCGCGGCCACCGCACCCGGGCGTGAGATCGCAGGTCGGCTGGCGGGCCGTCTGTCCGAGGCGGGTCTGGTGATCGTCTCTGGGCTCGCCCGAGGGATCGACCGTGCCGCACACGAAGGCGCACTGGGAGCGGGCGGGTACACCGTCGCGCTACAGGCCTGTGGCCCAGAGCAGGTCTACCCGGCGAGCCACCGGGCCCTGGCAGCCCGCATCACCGGGACCGGAGCCGTGGTGAGCGAACTGCCGCTCGGCACGCCTCCGCGTGCGCCACATTTCCCGCTTCGCAACCGCTTGATCAGCGCGCTTTCCGAAGCGGTGATCGTCGTCGAGGCACGGGTCCGCTCTGGCTCGCTCCTCACTGCCCGGCACGCCGCCGACCAGGGTGTCGATGTCTTCGCCGTGCCGGGTCCCATCGATGCCCCGACGAGTCGTGGCCCGCATCAGCTGATCCGCGAAGGCGCTGGCCTGGTCGAAGGCGCGGCGGATGTGCTCGTTGCCCTTGGGCTGCCCGCTGCTGCGCGGAGTGAAGCGTCGCGGCCGCGCGTGGCCCACACCGGCCCCGAGCGGCAGATCCTCGCCATTCTGGCCAGGCGCCCCAGCAGCCGGGAGGAACTTGCTCGCGCCCTGCGTCAGGGGCTACCGGAGCTCGCGGGTCCTCTCCTGGAACTCGAACTCTCGGGCCGCGTAGCCCGTGATCGGGATGGGCGCTGGCGCGTGCTGGGCCCGCATCCCTGA
- a CDS encoding LysM peptidoglycan-binding domain-containing protein, whose product MRLSKLVPFLFVGLAASPLLAEDVPTPVAEATEAVAEVTEVTSEPSAQPEAANPAAQPEAESPVAASSESAEAESTPTALGPVGEDGQGRMGRLHTVQQGDTLWDISDAYLGTPWVWPSIWKDNGEIKNPHRIYPGDHLWITPHEIRRVSDAEAAELLAGSGMPAALEDGTAGLDTPPTYRYTEIQSTGFVTLQQHQRAASIVDTPVERTWLGDHDKVVIGMGAGETQVGEQFDIFRTAGQVTSPENGILAGFHTEFLGWLEVTEVHPESSWAMIRMSRSEVRLGDELLPRRARTADVEVGPMPQVEGQVMHTPSRRLELGTTDVVYLNRGTQHGLSVGSPLEIYRPLREGTDTVKRERLALPDHVIAKLLVVDVQDESSVAVVTHTLTELARGDYFRGSVDVSP is encoded by the coding sequence ATGAGGTTGTCGAAGCTCGTCCCGTTCTTGTTCGTTGGGTTGGCGGCGTCGCCGCTCCTGGCGGAAGACGTGCCCACGCCCGTGGCCGAGGCCACGGAGGCTGTTGCGGAGGTGACCGAGGTCACATCCGAGCCCAGCGCTCAGCCTGAAGCCGCGAATCCGGCGGCTCAGCCTGAGGCTGAGAGTCCGGTGGCAGCGTCCTCGGAATCGGCGGAAGCCGAGTCCACGCCCACGGCGCTCGGGCCGGTTGGCGAAGACGGGCAGGGTCGCATGGGTCGCCTGCACACGGTTCAACAGGGCGACACCTTGTGGGATATCTCAGATGCCTACCTGGGCACGCCCTGGGTCTGGCCGTCCATCTGGAAGGATAACGGCGAGATCAAGAATCCTCATCGGATCTACCCGGGCGATCACCTCTGGATCACGCCCCACGAGATCCGCAGGGTTTCCGACGCCGAGGCCGCCGAGCTCCTGGCTGGCAGTGGCATGCCCGCCGCCCTCGAGGACGGCACGGCAGGCCTCGATACTCCGCCGACTTACCGCTACACGGAGATCCAGTCGACGGGTTTCGTCACCCTGCAACAGCATCAACGTGCTGCTTCGATCGTCGATACGCCGGTCGAGCGGACATGGCTAGGCGACCACGACAAGGTCGTCATCGGCATGGGTGCCGGCGAGACCCAGGTGGGCGAGCAGTTCGACATCTTTCGGACCGCTGGCCAGGTCACCTCGCCCGAGAACGGCATCCTGGCGGGTTTCCACACCGAATTCCTGGGATGGCTCGAGGTGACGGAAGTCCACCCCGAGAGCTCCTGGGCGATGATCCGCATGTCGCGTTCGGAGGTCCGCCTCGGGGATGAGCTGCTTCCGCGCCGTGCGCGCACGGCCGATGTCGAGGTTGGCCCGATGCCCCAGGTCGAGGGTCAGGTGATGCATACACCGAGCCGGCGTCTGGAATTGGGAACCACGGACGTGGTCTATCTGAACCGGGGGACGCAGCACGGACTCTCGGTTGGAAGCCCGCTCGAGATCTATCGGCCGCTGCGCGAGGGGACCGACACCGTGAAGCGGGAGCGCCTGGCACTGCCCGATCACGTGATCGCCAAGCTTCTCGTGGTCGACGTCCAGGATGAATCCTCGGTGGCCGTGGTCACTCATACCCTGACCGAGCTGGCGCGAGGCGACTACTTCCGTGGCTCCGTGGATGTGAGCCCCTGA